From Acidobacteriota bacterium, a single genomic window includes:
- the nifJ gene encoding pyruvate:ferredoxin (flavodoxin) oxidoreductase, which translates to MESIANRKSQIANQNVVTLDGNEAAVYVAYRVNEVCAIYPITPSSAMAEFADEWSAKDITNIWGNVPEVIEMQSEGGAAGTVHGALQTGSLTTTFTASQGLMLMLPNMYKIAGELTSAVFHVAARSLAAQALSIFGDHQDVMAARTTGFAMLSSASVQEAHDMALIAQAVTLRARIPFVHFFDGFRTSHEVNKIIFLSDEQIREMIDDDLVIAHRLRGLNPDRPFIRGTAQNPDVYFQGRETVNPFYAAVPGIVRDEMRKFGELAGRHYSTVKYYGAADAENVIVIMGSGVETASETAEFLARSGEKSGVLQISLFRPFPSDDFIDAMPKSAKNVAVLDRTKESGATGEPLYQDVLVSFMEAMSAGRIGSMPRVVGGRYGLSSKEFTPAMVKSVFDSLKSGDPKNHFTVGIIDDVSHTSLPFDPSFKLDESEWTQALFFGLGADGTVGANKNSIKIIGENTDLFAQGYFVYDSKKSGAKTVSHLRFGKHPIRAPYLIEKADFVACHQFNFVEKEEMLGFAKHGATFLLNSPYGKDEVWNHLPQRVQQAIVDKSIRLFVIDATDVARKTGMAGRINTIMQTCFFKLSGVLPPEEAIAEIKHAIEKTYFKKGPAIIEKNFVAVDQTLENLFEVAIPQQVSARRELPVLIPERAPQFVKTVTQMMIEGRGDQIPVSMLPIDGTYPNNTAKWEKRNVSNRIAVWEPEACIQCGNCGFICPHSVIRAKFYHRDHLKDAPDGFKTAPINARGFPETKYSLEVYLEDCTGCNLCYEACPVTDRANPNKRAINLADKPKDLEPERAKIAFFEELPINEKPTVNYSTVHGVQFLEPYFEFSGACAGCGETPYIKVLTQLFGDRLIVANATGCSSIYGGNLPTTPWSSNSKGQGPAWSNSLFEDNAEFGLGMRLTVDKQLGMAHQLLDRMRPELGDEAVNELTKAPQILESEIEAQRRRVASLKSRLIEIGSLDAKLLLSVADQLVHRSVWLIGGDGWAYDIGAGGLDHALATGRNVNVLVLDTEVYSNTGGQMSKATPTAASAKFASAGKRVGKKDLALQAISYGNVYVAQVAMGANPQQTLLALREAEAYEGPSLVLAYSHCIAHGIDMEKGLRQQKMAVASGYFPLIRYNPALRKSNGNPFVLDSPKPTIALRDYAYNELRYKVLTQTAPVEAERLMKLAQEIVDLRWRTYEEMAGFGAGSFQPTF; encoded by the coding sequence ATGGAATCAATTGCAAATCGCAAATCGCAAATCGCAAATCAGAATGTCGTCACATTGGACGGAAACGAAGCAGCGGTCTATGTTGCGTATCGCGTCAACGAAGTTTGCGCGATCTATCCGATCACACCGTCTTCGGCAATGGCCGAGTTTGCCGACGAATGGTCGGCGAAAGACATCACGAACATCTGGGGAAACGTCCCTGAAGTCATCGAAATGCAGAGCGAGGGCGGCGCCGCCGGGACGGTCCACGGCGCGCTTCAGACAGGTTCGCTGACAACGACCTTCACGGCCTCGCAAGGGCTGATGCTGATGCTGCCGAATATGTACAAGATCGCCGGCGAACTGACGTCGGCGGTCTTTCACGTCGCCGCGCGATCGCTGGCCGCGCAGGCCCTCTCGATCTTCGGCGATCATCAGGACGTGATGGCGGCGCGGACGACCGGGTTTGCGATGTTGTCCTCGGCGAGCGTCCAGGAAGCGCACGATATGGCGCTGATCGCGCAAGCGGTAACGCTCCGTGCGCGGATCCCGTTCGTGCATTTCTTTGATGGATTTCGGACGTCGCACGAGGTCAACAAGATCATTTTTCTCTCGGATGAGCAGATCCGGGAGATGATCGACGACGATCTGGTGATCGCGCATCGCTTGCGCGGACTAAATCCGGACCGCCCTTTCATTCGCGGAACGGCCCAGAATCCGGATGTTTACTTTCAGGGGCGCGAGACGGTCAATCCCTTCTACGCGGCGGTTCCCGGAATCGTCCGCGACGAGATGCGAAAGTTTGGCGAACTTGCCGGACGGCATTATTCGACGGTCAAATACTACGGCGCGGCGGATGCCGAAAACGTCATTGTGATTATGGGATCGGGAGTCGAAACGGCGTCCGAAACGGCAGAATTTCTCGCCCGGTCAGGCGAAAAATCGGGCGTTTTGCAGATCTCGCTTTTCCGGCCGTTTCCGTCCGACGATTTCATCGACGCGATGCCCAAGTCGGCGAAGAACGTCGCCGTTCTCGATCGCACGAAAGAGTCCGGCGCGACCGGTGAACCGCTCTATCAGGATGTGCTCGTGAGTTTTATGGAAGCGATGTCGGCTGGAAGAATCGGCTCGATGCCGCGCGTCGTCGGCGGGCGCTACGGACTTTCGTCGAAGGAGTTCACGCCGGCGATGGTGAAGTCGGTGTTCGACAGTCTCAAATCGGGAGATCCGAAGAATCACTTCACCGTCGGGATCATCGACGACGTTTCTCACACGAGTCTGCCGTTCGACCCGTCGTTCAAACTCGACGAATCGGAATGGACACAGGCCCTTTTCTTCGGTCTCGGTGCGGACGGGACGGTCGGCGCGAACAAGAACTCGATCAAGATCATCGGCGAGAACACGGATCTCTTCGCGCAGGGCTATTTCGTTTACGACTCGAAAAAGTCGGGCGCGAAGACGGTTTCGCACCTCAGGTTCGGAAAGCATCCGATCCGCGCGCCGTATTTGATCGAAAAGGCCGATTTCGTCGCCTGTCACCAGTTCAACTTCGTCGAAAAGGAAGAAATGCTCGGATTCGCGAAGCACGGCGCGACCTTCCTGCTCAACTCGCCGTACGGCAAGGACGAGGTCTGGAACCATTTGCCGCAACGCGTGCAGCAGGCGATCGTTGACAAGAGCATCAGGCTTTTCGTTATCGACGCGACCGACGTCGCCCGCAAGACCGGGATGGCCGGACGCATCAATACGATAATGCAGACCTGCTTCTTCAAGCTATCGGGCGTTCTGCCGCCTGAAGAAGCGATTGCCGAGATCAAGCACGCGATCGAAAAAACGTATTTCAAAAAAGGCCCGGCGATCATTGAGAAGAATTTCGTGGCGGTTGACCAAACGCTCGAGAATCTGTTCGAAGTGGCGATTCCGCAGCAAGTTTCGGCGCGCCGGGAACTTCCGGTATTGATTCCGGAGCGCGCGCCGCAGTTCGTCAAGACCGTGACGCAGATGATGATCGAGGGCCGCGGTGATCAGATTCCGGTGAGTATGCTCCCGATCGACGGAACATATCCGAACAACACGGCGAAGTGGGAAAAGCGGAACGTTTCGAATCGCATCGCGGTGTGGGAACCCGAAGCCTGCATCCAGTGCGGCAATTGCGGTTTTATCTGTCCGCACAGCGTCATCCGCGCGAAGTTTTATCATCGCGATCATTTGAAGGACGCGCCCGACGGTTTCAAGACGGCGCCGATCAACGCCCGCGGTTTCCCGGAGACGAAGTACTCGCTCGAGGTCTATCTCGAAGACTGCACCGGCTGCAATCTCTGTTATGAGGCGTGCCCGGTGACCGACCGCGCAAACCCGAACAAGCGCGCGATCAACCTCGCGGACAAGCCGAAGGATCTTGAACCCGAACGCGCCAAGATCGCGTTTTTTGAGGAACTTCCGATAAACGAAAAACCGACCGTCAATTATTCGACCGTTCACGGCGTGCAGTTTCTCGAACCTTATTTCGAGTTTTCAGGCGCCTGCGCCGGCTGCGGCGAAACGCCGTACATCAAGGTTCTGACGCAGCTTTTCGGCGACCGTCTGATCGTCGCCAACGCGACCGGTTGTTCGTCGATCTACGGCGGGAACCTGCCGACGACGCCCTGGTCTTCGAACTCCAAGGGGCAAGGCCCGGCGTGGTCGAATTCGCTTTTCGAAGACAACGCGGAATTCGGCCTCGGAATGCGGCTGACAGTCGATAAACAACTCGGAATGGCGCATCAGTTGCTCGACCGAATGCGTCCTGAACTGGGCGATGAGGCAGTTAACGAACTGACGAAAGCGCCGCAGATCCTCGAAAGTGAGATCGAAGCACAGCGACGTCGCGTCGCCTCGCTGAAGAGCCGACTGATTGAAATCGGATCGCTCGACGCAAAATTGCTTCTTTCGGTCGCCGACCAATTGGTCCATCGCAGCGTCTGGCTGATCGGCGGCGACGGATGGGCCTATGATATCGGCGCCGGCGGTCTCGACCACGCGCTCGCCACGGGACGCAACGTCAATGTTCTCGTGCTCGACACTGAAGTTTATTCGAACACCGGCGGTCAGATGTCGAAGGCGACCCCGACCGCGGCGTCGGCGAAGTTCGCATCGGCTGGAAAACGCGTCGGCAAAAAGGACCTTGCGCTCCAGGCGATCTCGTACGGCAACGTTTACGTCGCGCAGGTTGCGATGGGCGCGAATCCGCAACAGACGCTGCTCGCGCTGCGCGAAGCCGAAGCCTATGAAGGTCCGTCGCTGGTGCTCGCATACAGCCATTGCATAGCGCACGGCATCGATATGGAAAAGGGTTTGCGGCAGCAGAAAATGGCGGTCGCGAGCGGTTATTTCCCGCTCATTCGATACAATCCGGCGCTTCGCAAAAGCAACGGGAATCCGTTCGTCCTCGATTCGCCGAAACCGACGATCGCGCTGCGCGATTATGCGTACAATGAACTGCGTTACAAGGTTCTGACGCAGACCGCGCCGGTCGAGGCCGAACGACTGATGAAGCTGGCGCAGGAGATCGTAGATCTGCGCTGGAGGACGTATGAAGAAATGGCCGGCTTTGGGGCGGGATCGTTCCAGCCGACATTCTAA
- a CDS encoding NAD(P)-binding protein: protein MTFLKTDLTTQTDLQQHGTGTGPTRTKKPVYVDFFPPCNNACPAGENIQSWLNHAQAGEYFEAWKRLTEENPMPAVHGRVCYHPCETSCNRGELDSSVSIHAVERFLGDLAIAEGWNFAKPQRLTNKRILVIGAGPSGLSAAYHLARLGHSVSVYEAGPIAGGMMNFGIPAYRLPRNVLQAEIKRIEELGVEFRLNYKVTDVLAEKNEGGFDAVFIAIGAHIGKKTTIPARDAGKILDAVSFLKDVELGLQPHIGRRVAIYGGGNTAMDAARTAKRLGAEEALIIYRRDREHMPAHDFEADEALSEGIKIHWLRTIKNLESTSVTVEKMNIVDGRPVPTGEFETLEADSLILALGQDTETDFLKGIPGIEFKEDGTVVVDPNMMTGADGIFAGGDMVPSERTVTIATGHGKKAARNIDAWLNGTAFEKAPNNPLVQIDRLHVWYRTTAPAKPQTHLEPEVAASGFEEIVTGYTADEARYEAQRCLSCGNCFECDGCFGACPEDAIIKLGKGKRYKFNYNLCTGCGTCFEQCPCHAIEMIAEQ from the coding sequence ATGACTTTTCTGAAAACAGACCTGACCACCCAGACAGATCTTCAACAACACGGAACCGGAACCGGTCCGACGCGCACAAAGAAGCCCGTTTACGTTGATTTCTTTCCGCCGTGCAACAACGCTTGCCCGGCCGGTGAGAATATTCAATCGTGGCTGAATCACGCGCAGGCGGGCGAGTATTTCGAAGCCTGGAAACGGTTGACGGAGGAAAATCCGATGCCGGCCGTTCACGGACGCGTTTGCTATCATCCGTGCGAAACGTCGTGCAATCGCGGTGAACTCGACAGTTCGGTGAGCATCCACGCGGTCGAACGGTTTCTCGGCGATCTGGCGATCGCGGAAGGTTGGAATTTTGCCAAGCCGCAACGGTTGACGAACAAGCGCATCCTCGTGATCGGCGCCGGTCCGAGCGGGCTTTCGGCCGCATATCATCTTGCGCGACTCGGACATTCGGTGAGCGTTTACGAGGCGGGTCCGATCGCGGGCGGAATGATGAACTTCGGGATTCCGGCGTATCGTCTGCCGCGCAACGTTTTGCAGGCGGAGATCAAGCGGATCGAAGAACTGGGTGTCGAATTCAGGCTCAACTACAAAGTTACGGACGTTCTCGCGGAGAAGAACGAAGGCGGATTCGACGCGGTCTTCATTGCGATCGGCGCGCATATCGGAAAGAAAACCACGATCCCGGCGCGTGACGCGGGCAAGATCCTCGACGCGGTCTCGTTTCTCAAGGACGTCGAACTCGGCCTTCAGCCGCATATCGGCCGGCGCGTCGCGATCTACGGCGGCGGCAACACGGCGATGGACGCGGCACGAACCGCCAAGCGGCTCGGTGCAGAAGAGGCCCTGATCATCTATCGCCGGGACCGCGAGCATATGCCGGCGCACGATTTCGAGGCCGACGAGGCTTTGAGCGAAGGCATCAAGATCCATTGGCTGCGAACGATCAAAAACCTTGAATCGACATCGGTAACGGTCGAAAAGATGAACATCGTCGATGGCCGCCCGGTTCCGACCGGCGAGTTCGAAACGCTCGAGGCCGATTCGTTGATCCTCGCGCTCGGCCAGGATACTGAGACGGATTTTCTGAAGGGAATTCCGGGCATTGAGTTCAAAGAAGACGGCACGGTCGTCGTCGACCCGAATATGATGACCGGCGCGGACGGCATTTTCGCCGGCGGCGATATGGTTCCGAGCGAACGGACGGTGACGATCGCGACCGGTCACGGCAAGAAGGCGGCGCGCAACATCGACGCTTGGCTCAACGGAACGGCGTTCGAAAAAGCGCCGAACAATCCGTTGGTCCAGATCGACCGGCTGCACGTTTGGTACCGAACGACGGCCCCTGCGAAACCGCAAACGCATCTCGAACCTGAAGTCGCGGCGAGCGGATTCGAAGAGATCGTTACCGGTTACACGGCCGACGAAGCGCGTTACGAAGCGCAGCGTTGTTTGTCGTGCGGAAACTGTTTCGAGTGCGACGGTTGTTTCGGCGCCTGTCCCGAAGACGCCATCATCAAACTCGGGAAAGGCAAGAGATACAAGTTTAACTACAACCTCTGCACAGGCTGCGGCACGTGTTTCGAACAATGTCCGTGTCACGCGATCGAAATGATCGCGGAGCAGTGA
- a CDS encoding alpha/beta hydrolase: MRSRSFKKAVSLVILLSVFVTGIHAQSRRPGLSSKSACSGAWTGNVTYSRRQTMSDHKVTQRVSNRGKDTRDWEMKYDYKASVAVLESPEKDGSNIGKARIEHSFTTTETVLAQEENSCDRGKSFQVMTGNFVSKSVATGNASNVEASIGVGVNSDGTYSVSVGLPQIRGMVSGSETSQFAGQCQPKEGKNVTMPSTATNIDGNSMTTDGSHRINPSDPNRISGSWSQTNLGVTETISWTLEKCGAPLRISDLQFEDMKFPNWNDWQEIVEQRGTIDGNLVKIKAKILNTSGETKFADLRLKETYKGDKWDGARPDAPLQDQVLSVRVDANSEETVEMVWDSSGYAWFDDGRPRLLQRIKAELEENDKKIDELTKNLKIAPKPVVLVHGLWSNWKAWESWQNILTTVHSYDWKAFPVGEKSEKGVMNTGKEFMSSEQTASIGDNARQLESYVRYAQEDRNAWHVDIVAHSMGGLISRYYISQIMEANSPDGRPKVSHLIMLGTPNMGSPCADVMDIAFGMVGKSVEAVRQLTPGYVSGFNRINTQRKGVKFSALAGNPLPTMCKEIVANDGVVSVPSAKWIVKDTAESGNIHTDLTGTSDFSSFVKPRLAIGPKGNHDPEIPTTSSRMQNSEAGLVNVAYRPDTLANVITSSDIDFARAVKIAPKQSVEIEIPVAEAMNFGLTFMAVPDVSASLIDDKSTVVGKNLAKTPEASGWFRSIFFDRPTSTGTWKLRLENTSEFSAEIVLATWKRSL, translated from the coding sequence ATGCGATCCAGATCATTCAAAAAGGCAGTTTCGTTGGTCATTTTACTATCCGTTTTCGTTACCGGCATTCACGCCCAAAGCCGGCGGCCCGGTTTGAGCTCGAAGTCCGCCTGTTCGGGCGCGTGGACCGGCAACGTAACGTATTCGCGGCGGCAAACGATGTCCGACCACAAGGTTACCCAACGCGTCAGCAACCGCGGGAAGGACACGCGCGACTGGGAGATGAAGTACGACTACAAGGCGTCGGTCGCCGTTCTCGAATCGCCCGAAAAGGACGGTTCCAACATCGGAAAGGCGCGGATCGAGCACAGTTTCACGACGACGGAAACCGTGTTGGCGCAGGAAGAAAACTCGTGCGACCGCGGAAAGTCGTTCCAGGTGATGACCGGCAATTTCGTCAGCAAAAGCGTGGCCACCGGAAATGCGTCCAATGTCGAGGCATCCATAGGCGTCGGCGTCAACTCCGACGGCACGTACTCCGTCAGCGTCGGATTGCCGCAGATTCGGGGAATGGTCTCGGGTTCCGAAACTTCTCAGTTCGCCGGCCAATGCCAGCCGAAGGAGGGCAAGAACGTCACGATGCCGAGCACGGCGACGAACATCGACGGGAATTCGATGACGACCGACGGTTCGCACCGCATCAATCCCTCCGATCCGAATCGAATTTCCGGAAGCTGGTCGCAAACCAATCTCGGCGTTACCGAAACGATCAGCTGGACTCTCGAGAAATGCGGCGCTCCGCTGCGGATCTCGGATCTGCAGTTCGAGGATATGAAGTTCCCGAACTGGAACGACTGGCAGGAGATAGTGGAACAACGGGGCACGATCGACGGCAATCTGGTGAAGATCAAGGCAAAGATTCTCAATACGTCCGGTGAAACGAAGTTTGCGGACCTGCGTCTGAAGGAAACGTACAAGGGTGACAAATGGGACGGCGCGAGGCCTGATGCGCCGCTGCAGGACCAAGTGCTCTCGGTGCGGGTCGACGCGAACAGCGAAGAGACTGTCGAGATGGTATGGGATTCTTCCGGCTATGCTTGGTTCGACGACGGACGTCCGCGACTGCTGCAGCGCATCAAGGCCGAACTCGAGGAAAACGACAAGAAGATCGACGAGCTGACGAAGAATCTCAAGATCGCGCCGAAACCGGTCGTCCTGGTTCACGGGCTTTGGAGCAACTGGAAGGCGTGGGAATCGTGGCAGAACATACTCACCACGGTCCATTCATACGACTGGAAGGCGTTTCCGGTCGGTGAAAAATCCGAAAAAGGCGTGATGAATACCGGAAAGGAGTTTATGTCGTCAGAGCAGACTGCGTCGATCGGGGACAATGCGCGTCAACTCGAGAGTTATGTCCGATACGCTCAGGAAGACCGAAACGCCTGGCACGTCGATATCGTCGCGCATTCGATGGGCGGACTCATCTCGCGTTACTACATCAGCCAGATAATGGAGGCAAATTCCCCGGACGGACGTCCGAAGGTCTCGCATCTGATCATGCTCGGGACTCCGAATATGGGATCACCGTGCGCGGATGTGATGGATATCGCGTTCGGGATGGTCGGAAAATCGGTTGAGGCCGTTCGTCAACTTACGCCCGGCTATGTGAGCGGATTCAACCGTATCAACACACAGCGCAAAGGCGTGAAGTTCTCCGCGTTGGCCGGGAATCCGCTGCCGACGATGTGCAAAGAGATCGTCGCCAACGACGGCGTCGTTTCGGTTCCGTCGGCAAAATGGATCGTGAAAGACACGGCCGAATCGGGAAATATCCACACCGATCTGACCGGCACTTCCGATTTCTCGTCGTTCGTCAAACCGCGTCTCGCGATCGGACCGAAAGGCAATCACGATCCGGAAATCCCAACGACAAGTTCAAGAATGCAGAATTCGGAAGCCGGTCTTGTGAATGTTGCGTATCGTCCCGACACCTTAGCGAACGTAATCACATCGTCCGATATCGATTTCGCAAGAGCGGTCAAGATCGCGCCGAAACAGTCGGTTGAGATCGAAATCCCGGTCGCCGAAGCGATGAACTTCGGTTTGACGTTTATGGCGGTGCCCGACGTATCCGCATCGCTGATCGACGACAAAAGCACCGTCGTCGGCAAGAATCTCGCGAAGACGCCGGAAGCATCCGGCTGGTTCCGGTCGATATTCTTCGATCGGCCGACATCCACCGGAACCTGGAAACTGCGCCTCGAAAATACTTCGGAATTCAGCGCAGAGATAGTTCTGGCAACTTGGAAGAGGAGTTTATGA
- a CDS encoding VCBS repeat-containing protein has product MKGRISSRLFLLLTMVFLAAFCNAVTAQVLPQVCTLRGTVGTAPPAGATGTLTNVVNRPGSPTSTCSGVTPPNPFNGNAGSYRYNIHYLKNPTIFPICVPVRLTKTNPSISGADLQVSVFQAPFEAADITNSAKFRGDAGTGTGAFALIQPTTFNVVVPGNSSVALVVYNTVNNSTAAEPYQLDFCTTTTNYTGSPRPIPDNDSNGVNAFLNVSIAGRISDVNFRFNTGPGVCDASPANTNAAVTHTFVGDLTFRLTAPDGFPTVAFMERRGGTRENICSTLIDDEGNFPALSTITGTTGFFVSGNYMPEANNALSRFDGEDPQGNWVLNVSDNLALDLGTLRRFALDITTASRKAPFDYDGDNRTDRSIYRSNVGEWWVLKSSNGGNFAAQFGLSTDRIVPGDYTADGVYDFAFWRPSTGEWFILRSEDFSFYSFPFGANGDIPVPADYDGDTFTDAAVFRPSNNTWYIQQSSGETVILGYGAAGDKPVPADYDGDGKTDVAIFRPSTGQWWLRTSRFGFTQVWTFGNSNDRPVPGDYTGDSISDLAVWRPSTGQWFIRRSEDFSFYSVPFGVSGDFPAPGDYDGDGKFDPAVFRSSNATWYLNQSQAGVSIQQFGSAGDFPTPSAYVP; this is encoded by the coding sequence ATGAAAGGAAGAATCTCAAGTAGGTTGTTTTTATTGCTGACGATGGTATTCCTCGCGGCATTTTGCAACGCCGTTACTGCGCAAGTGCTGCCGCAAGTATGCACATTGCGTGGAACGGTCGGAACCGCCCCGCCGGCCGGGGCGACAGGGACCTTGACGAATGTCGTAAACCGACCCGGCTCGCCAACGTCGACTTGTTCGGGAGTGACGCCGCCAAATCCATTCAACGGCAATGCGGGAAGCTATCGGTACAACATTCACTACCTGAAGAATCCGACGATCTTTCCGATTTGCGTTCCGGTCAGGCTCACCAAGACAAACCCCTCTATTTCAGGCGCGGATTTGCAGGTTTCGGTCTTTCAAGCACCTTTCGAGGCAGCCGATATTACCAATTCGGCAAAATTTCGCGGCGATGCCGGAACCGGCACGGGCGCATTCGCTTTGATACAGCCGACGACTTTCAACGTCGTCGTGCCGGGAAATTCTTCCGTCGCGCTGGTCGTTTACAATACTGTCAACAATTCGACGGCGGCAGAGCCGTATCAACTGGATTTCTGCACGACGACGACAAATTACACCGGTTCGCCGCGTCCGATTCCCGATAATGATTCGAACGGCGTCAACGCGTTTTTGAATGTCTCTATCGCCGGAAGAATCTCGGATGTTAACTTTAGATTCAATACGGGGCCGGGCGTTTGCGACGCGTCACCGGCAAACACCAATGCAGCGGTGACGCACACTTTCGTCGGAGATTTGACCTTTCGCCTGACCGCGCCGGATGGTTTCCCGACAGTGGCGTTTATGGAGCGGCGTGGCGGTACACGCGAGAACATTTGCTCGACCTTGATTGATGATGAAGGCAATTTTCCGGCCTTGTCGACAATCACCGGCACTACCGGCTTTTTTGTTTCTGGCAATTACATGCCCGAAGCGAACAATGCGCTTTCGAGATTTGACGGAGAAGATCCGCAGGGAAACTGGGTATTAAATGTTTCCGACAACCTGGCACTTGACCTCGGAACGTTGCGCCGGTTTGCTCTTGACATCACGACCGCGTCGCGAAAGGCGCCGTTTGATTACGACGGCGACAACCGCACTGACCGTTCGATCTATCGCTCAAATGTAGGTGAATGGTGGGTTCTGAAATCCTCGAACGGCGGAAACTTCGCGGCGCAATTCGGTCTTTCGACCGATCGGATCGTGCCTGGTGACTACACTGCCGACGGTGTTTACGATTTCGCGTTCTGGCGCCCATCGACCGGCGAGTGGTTTATTCTAAGGTCAGAGGATTTTAGTTTCTATTCGTTTCCGTTCGGCGCGAATGGCGATATTCCCGTCCCGGCGGATTACGACGGCGATACCTTTACGGACGCGGCTGTTTTCCGGCCATCAAACAACACTTGGTACATCCAGCAATCGTCTGGCGAAACGGTAATACTGGGCTATGGCGCGGCCGGTGATAAGCCCGTGCCTGCGGATTACGACGGCGACGGCAAAACCGACGTTGCGATCTTTCGGCCGTCGACAGGCCAATGGTGGCTCCGAACGAGCAGATTCGGGTTCACGCAAGTCTGGACTTTCGGCAACAGCAACGACCGGCCGGTCCCCGGAGATTACACCGGCGATTCGATCTCTGATTTAGCTGTTTGGCGGCCTTCAACCGGTCAATGGTTCATCCGGCGGAGTGAAGATTTTTCATTCTACTCTGTGCCGTTCGGAGTCAGTGGTGATTTTCCGGCACCCGGCGATTACGATGGCGACGGCAAGTTCGATCCGGCGGTTTTTCGATCGTCGAACGCGACGTGGTATCTGAATCAATCGCAGGCCGGCGTTTCAATCCAACAATTCGGCAGCGCCGGCGATTTTCCGACGCCGAGTGCGTATGTTCCATAG